In a genomic window of Epinephelus lanceolatus isolate andai-2023 chromosome 3, ASM4190304v1, whole genome shotgun sequence:
- the zfp91 gene encoding uncharacterized protein zfp91 isoform X2 — translation MEPAGDRTEGVNKGEESAEDKAAEETPATSTAGTPRRGLRERGVCRPRSGVSASLTDVNGAASSPQSSGRVLRDRSTRAVPAWLKDTKSDDDEDEPSPDTGATKRRKVSNSRRKKNSESAGSAETGGGVAGDSLQGTDSEDPKKPATDAQGCLMAHFCSLTPALPSRRPPAQTRAKPPSGRAVRGSAKPVCKTEPGMENPAAVEGEVKNKDKYEIKKKEEESEEVAESVLDDEDPPFRDDTNDLSYQPQSRSGAEEEEGLSSDEDLPFTDDLNDQSYDPKAERDVPKPKRRAPPRQKEKKEKEKAPKKEKEVAEIKIEGSDNLEGVEEEVKLEEEIVEDPDGPRKRGRRKKDDKTPRLPKRRKKPPVQYVRCEMEGCGTVLAHPRYLQHHIKYQHLLKKKYVCPHPSCGRLFRLQKQLLRHAKHHTDQRDYICEFCARAFKSSHNLAVHRMIHTGEKPLQCEICGFTCRQKASLNWHMKKHDADATYQFACSICGKKFEKKDCVVAHKAKSHPEVLIAEALAANAGALITTPASLLELPGNPMQAEVAGLDVSQIGQDGQVDQLSHEGQVGQQVAQVSQMGHVTQQVSHQVVLLGQDQSLHTMQVPVTIALSPIDPPSPAENQQQTHLQLQMPVQFVQAAQQPQQPQIQQLTLHSSSVVTQHQPQLQPLQSFSSQQQSQGQTQILQMTFQPVSQSQTHIQQIPILATSQQLQTLHTAALSPPLLSPSHPQDPGSTNGDSFILDNPVLSSSSPPASSLVQTEAMGEDGVVWEQTGHGEALSDSTERHVQQTLM, via the exons ATGGAACCGGCTGGCGACCGAACCGAGGGTGTAAATAAAGGCGAAGAGTCGGCGGAGGACAAGGCCGCAGAAGAGACCCCGGCCACCAGTACGGCCGGTACCCCACGGAGGGGGCTCAGAGAGCGGGGAGTGTGCCGCCCGAGGTCTGGCGTCTCTGCTTCATTGACAGACGTTAACGGGGCAGCGTCGAGCCCGCAGAGCTCAGGACGAGTTTTAAGGGACAGGTCCACGAGGGCAGTACCGGCCTGGCTGAAGGACACCAAGAGCGACGACGACGAAGACGAACCGAGCCCGGACACCGGTGCGACTAAACGGAGGAAAGTTTCCAACTCGAGGCGGAAGAAAAATTCTGAATCTGCGGGTTCGGCTGAGACTGGAGGGGGGGTCGCAGGTGACAGCCTTCAAGGCACAGA CTCAGAGGACCCCAAGAAACCTGCCACAGATGCTCAAG GATGTTTGATGGCACACTTTTGCTCCCTCACTCCAGCTCTACCCTCCAGACGCCCCCCAGCCCAGACTCGTGCCAAGCCCCCGTCTGGCAGGGCTGTCCGCGGCTCTGCCAAGCCTGTGTGTAAGACTGAACCTGGAATGGAGAATCCAGCTG CAGTGGAAGGAGaggtaaaaaataaagacaaatatgAAAT taaaaagaaagaggaggaaagcGAGGAGGTTGCTGAATCAGTCCTGGATGATGAAGACCCTCCATTTCGGGATGACACAAATGACCTCAGCTACCAGCCGCAGAGTCGGAG TggagcagaggaagaagagggtcTCAGCAGTGACGAAGATCTTCCTTTTACAGATGACCTTAACGACCAGAGCTATGACCCAAAGGCTGaacg GGATGTCCCTAAACCAAAGCGCAGAGCCCCGCCcagacagaaggagaagaaagagaaagagaaggcaCCTAAAAAAGAGAAGGAGGTTGCTGAGATAAAGATAGAAGGTTCAGACAACTTGGAGGGTGTGGAAGAGGAAGTAAAGCTTGAGGAAGAAATCGTGGAGGACCCAGATGGACCTAGAAA GAGAGGCCGGCGGAAAAAAGACGACAAAACCCCACGGCTGCCAAAGAGAAG GAAGAAGCCCCCAGTGCAGTATGTCCGATGTGAAATGGAGGGGTGTGGGACAGTCCTGGCTCATCCTCGCTACCTACAG CATCATATAAAGTACCAGCACTTGCTCAAGAAGAAATACGTCTGTCCTCACCCTTCTTGTGGAAGGCTTTTCCGACTACAGAAGCAGCTGCTGCGTCACGCAAAGCACCACACAG ACCAGAGGGACTACATTTGTGAGTTCTGTGCTCGTGCCTTCAAGAGCTCCCACAATCTGGCTGTGCACCGCAtgattcacacaggagagaagcccCTGCA GTGTGAAATCTGTGGCTTCACGTGTCGTCAGAAGGCGTCTCTCAACTGGCACATGAAGAAACACGACGCTGACGCTACTTACCAGTTCGCCTGCTCCATTTGTGGCAAGAAGTTTGAGAAAAAGGACTGTGTGGTGGCCCATAAGGCTAAGAGTCACCCCGAGGTGCTAATCGCTGAGGCTCTGGCAGCCAACGCTGGCGCCCTCATCACAACCCCTGCCTCCCTGCTAGAGCTGCCAGGAAACCCCATGCAAGCAGAGGTCGCTGGCCTGGATGTGAGCCAAATAGGGCAGGATGGGCAGGTGGACCAGCTGAGCCATGAAGGGCAAGTTGGGCAGCAAGTGGCTCAGGTGTCCCAGATGGGTCATGTGACCCAACAAGTGAGTCACCAGGTGGTTTTACTGGGACAAGACCAGAGTCTCCACACCATGCAGGTGCCAGTGACGATCGCCCTGTCCCCCATCGACCCCCCTTCACCAGCTGAAAACCAGCAGCAGACTCACCTCCAGCTCCAGATGCCCGTCCAGTTTGTGCAGGCTGCTCAGCAGCCACAGCAGCCCCAAATCCAACAACTGACCCTTCACTCCAGCTCAGTGGTGACCCAGCATCAGCCCCAGCTGCAGCCTCTTCAGTCGTTCTcctcccagcagcagagccaggGGCAGACACAGATCCTTCAAATGACCTTCCAGCCAGTCAGCCAGTCTCAGACCCATATTCAGCAGATCCCCATTTTAGCCACctctcagcagcttcagacccTGCACACAGCTGCCCTGagccctcctctcctgtccccatCCCATCCCCAGGACCCAGGCTCCACTAATGGGGACAGCTTTATTCTGGACAATCCGGTGCTCTCGTCTTCCTCACCGCCAGCCAGCTCCCTTGTGCAGACAGAAGCTATGGGGGAGGATGGTGTTGTCTGGGAGCAGACAGGACACGGGGAAGCTCTGTCGGACAGCACTGAGAGACACGTGCAGCAGACTCTCATGTAA
- the zfp91 gene encoding uncharacterized protein zfp91 isoform X4: MEPAGDRTEGVNKGEESAEDKAAEETPATSTAGTPRRGLRERGVCRPRSGVSASLTDVNGAASSPQSSGRVLRDRSTRAVPAWLKDTKSDDDEDEPSPDTGATKRRKVSNSRRKKNSESAGSAETGGGVAGDSLQGTDSEDPKKPATDAQALPSRRPPAQTRAKPPSGRAVRGSAKPVCKTEPGMENPAAVEGEVKNKDKYEIKKKEEESEEVAESVLDDEDPPFRDDTNDLSYQPQSRSGAEEEEGLSSDEDLPFTDDLNDQSYDPKAERDVPKPKRRAPPRQKEKKEKEKAPKKEKEVAEIKIEGSDNLEGVEEEVKLEEEIVEDPDGPRKRGRRKKDDKTPRLPKRRKKPPVQYVRCEMEGCGTVLAHPRYLQHHIKYQHLLKKKYVCPHPSCGRLFRLQKQLLRHAKHHTDQRDYICEFCARAFKSSHNLAVHRMIHTGEKPLQCEICGFTCRQKASLNWHMKKHDADATYQFACSICGKKFEKKDCVVAHKAKSHPEVLIAEALAANAGALITTPASLLELPGNPMQAEVAGLDVSQIGQDGQVDQLSHEGQVGQQVAQVSQMGHVTQQVSHQVVLLGQDQSLHTMQVPVTIALSPIDPPSPAENQQQTHLQLQMPVQFVQAAQQPQQPQIQQLTLHSSSVVTQHQPQLQPLQSFSSQQQSQGQTQILQMTFQPVSQSQTHIQQIPILATSQQLQTLHTAALSPPLLSPSHPQDPGSTNGDSFILDNPVLSSSSPPASSLVQTEAMGEDGVVWEQTGHGEALSDSTERHVQQTLM; encoded by the exons ATGGAACCGGCTGGCGACCGAACCGAGGGTGTAAATAAAGGCGAAGAGTCGGCGGAGGACAAGGCCGCAGAAGAGACCCCGGCCACCAGTACGGCCGGTACCCCACGGAGGGGGCTCAGAGAGCGGGGAGTGTGCCGCCCGAGGTCTGGCGTCTCTGCTTCATTGACAGACGTTAACGGGGCAGCGTCGAGCCCGCAGAGCTCAGGACGAGTTTTAAGGGACAGGTCCACGAGGGCAGTACCGGCCTGGCTGAAGGACACCAAGAGCGACGACGACGAAGACGAACCGAGCCCGGACACCGGTGCGACTAAACGGAGGAAAGTTTCCAACTCGAGGCGGAAGAAAAATTCTGAATCTGCGGGTTCGGCTGAGACTGGAGGGGGGGTCGCAGGTGACAGCCTTCAAGGCACAGA CTCAGAGGACCCCAAGAAACCTGCCACAGATGCTCAAG CTCTACCCTCCAGACGCCCCCCAGCCCAGACTCGTGCCAAGCCCCCGTCTGGCAGGGCTGTCCGCGGCTCTGCCAAGCCTGTGTGTAAGACTGAACCTGGAATGGAGAATCCAGCTG CAGTGGAAGGAGaggtaaaaaataaagacaaatatgAAAT taaaaagaaagaggaggaaagcGAGGAGGTTGCTGAATCAGTCCTGGATGATGAAGACCCTCCATTTCGGGATGACACAAATGACCTCAGCTACCAGCCGCAGAGTCGGAG TggagcagaggaagaagagggtcTCAGCAGTGACGAAGATCTTCCTTTTACAGATGACCTTAACGACCAGAGCTATGACCCAAAGGCTGaacg GGATGTCCCTAAACCAAAGCGCAGAGCCCCGCCcagacagaaggagaagaaagagaaagagaaggcaCCTAAAAAAGAGAAGGAGGTTGCTGAGATAAAGATAGAAGGTTCAGACAACTTGGAGGGTGTGGAAGAGGAAGTAAAGCTTGAGGAAGAAATCGTGGAGGACCCAGATGGACCTAGAAA GAGAGGCCGGCGGAAAAAAGACGACAAAACCCCACGGCTGCCAAAGAGAAG GAAGAAGCCCCCAGTGCAGTATGTCCGATGTGAAATGGAGGGGTGTGGGACAGTCCTGGCTCATCCTCGCTACCTACAG CATCATATAAAGTACCAGCACTTGCTCAAGAAGAAATACGTCTGTCCTCACCCTTCTTGTGGAAGGCTTTTCCGACTACAGAAGCAGCTGCTGCGTCACGCAAAGCACCACACAG ACCAGAGGGACTACATTTGTGAGTTCTGTGCTCGTGCCTTCAAGAGCTCCCACAATCTGGCTGTGCACCGCAtgattcacacaggagagaagcccCTGCA GTGTGAAATCTGTGGCTTCACGTGTCGTCAGAAGGCGTCTCTCAACTGGCACATGAAGAAACACGACGCTGACGCTACTTACCAGTTCGCCTGCTCCATTTGTGGCAAGAAGTTTGAGAAAAAGGACTGTGTGGTGGCCCATAAGGCTAAGAGTCACCCCGAGGTGCTAATCGCTGAGGCTCTGGCAGCCAACGCTGGCGCCCTCATCACAACCCCTGCCTCCCTGCTAGAGCTGCCAGGAAACCCCATGCAAGCAGAGGTCGCTGGCCTGGATGTGAGCCAAATAGGGCAGGATGGGCAGGTGGACCAGCTGAGCCATGAAGGGCAAGTTGGGCAGCAAGTGGCTCAGGTGTCCCAGATGGGTCATGTGACCCAACAAGTGAGTCACCAGGTGGTTTTACTGGGACAAGACCAGAGTCTCCACACCATGCAGGTGCCAGTGACGATCGCCCTGTCCCCCATCGACCCCCCTTCACCAGCTGAAAACCAGCAGCAGACTCACCTCCAGCTCCAGATGCCCGTCCAGTTTGTGCAGGCTGCTCAGCAGCCACAGCAGCCCCAAATCCAACAACTGACCCTTCACTCCAGCTCAGTGGTGACCCAGCATCAGCCCCAGCTGCAGCCTCTTCAGTCGTTCTcctcccagcagcagagccaggGGCAGACACAGATCCTTCAAATGACCTTCCAGCCAGTCAGCCAGTCTCAGACCCATATTCAGCAGATCCCCATTTTAGCCACctctcagcagcttcagacccTGCACACAGCTGCCCTGagccctcctctcctgtccccatCCCATCCCCAGGACCCAGGCTCCACTAATGGGGACAGCTTTATTCTGGACAATCCGGTGCTCTCGTCTTCCTCACCGCCAGCCAGCTCCCTTGTGCAGACAGAAGCTATGGGGGAGGATGGTGTTGTCTGGGAGCAGACAGGACACGGGGAAGCTCTGTCGGACAGCACTGAGAGACACGTGCAGCAGACTCTCATGTAA
- the cntf gene encoding ciliary neurotrophic factor, producing MAARRTRGMTGSDLSRTAVARATAIAEQLRYECSILLELYRNRESFTADVTVTEGRLVSVPPPSSQLDTRDKLWRLHSALLQCRSLLERAIAKEEEELGGGKKGDYETQRKMVKDTLSLLLITTGELLKSADGTAVLTPSSEGLELDGPTTLFELKLWVYRIFREVDYWTKTAITTLKALPTVIDKDRARTARIRSTRSTRR from the exons ATGGCAGCCAGGCGGACTAGAGGGATGACCGGCTCGGATCTGAGCAGGACTGCCGTGGCCCGGGCCACTGCTATAGCTGAGCAGCTCCGCTATGAGTGCTCCATCTTACTGGAACTTTAT AGAAATAGGGAGAGTTTCACTGCAGATGTTACGGTTACCGAAGGTCGCCTGGTGTctgtccctcctccctcctcccagcTGGACACCAGGGACAAGCTCTGGCGTCTGCACTCTGCTCTGCTACAGTGCCGCAGCTTGCTGGAGCGAGCCATCgccaaagaggaagaggagctggGCGGTGGGAAGAAGGGGGATTATGAGACCCAGAGGAAGATGGTGAAGGACACTCTGTCACTTCTCTTGATAACCACTGGAGAACTCCTCAAATCTGCTGATGGCACGGCGGTTCTGACTCCCAGCTCAGAGGGATTAGAG TTAGACGGTCCGACCACTCTGTTTGAGCTGAAGCTTTGGGTGTACCGGATCTTCAGAGAGGTGGACTACTGGACCAAGACGGCCATCACCACCTTGAAAGCCCTGCCCACAGTGATAGACAAGGATCGAGCGAGGACCGCGCGAATCAGGAGCACAAGAAGCACTCGGAGATGA
- the zfp91 gene encoding uncharacterized protein zfp91 isoform X3, whose translation MEPAGDRTEGVNKGEESAEDKAAEETPATSTAGTPRRGLRERGVCRPRSGVSASLTDVNGAASSPQSSGRVLRDRSTRAVPAWLKDTKSDDDEDEPSPDTGATKRRKVSNSRRKKNSESAGSAETGGGVAGDSLQGTDSEDPKKPATDAQALPSRRPPAQTRAKPPSGRAVRGSAKPVCKTEPGMENPAGEQPVDTVEGEVKNKDKYEIKKKEEESEEVAESVLDDEDPPFRDDTNDLSYQPQSRSGAEEEEGLSSDEDLPFTDDLNDQSYDPKAERDVPKPKRRAPPRQKEKKEKEKAPKKEKEVAEIKIEGSDNLEGVEEEVKLEEEIVEDPDGPRKRGRRKKDDKTPRLPKRRKKPPVQYVRCEMEGCGTVLAHPRYLQHHIKYQHLLKKKYVCPHPSCGRLFRLQKQLLRHAKHHTDQRDYICEFCARAFKSSHNLAVHRMIHTGEKPLQCEICGFTCRQKASLNWHMKKHDADATYQFACSICGKKFEKKDCVVAHKAKSHPEVLIAEALAANAGALITTPASLLELPGNPMQAEVAGLDVSQIGQDGQVDQLSHEGQVGQQVAQVSQMGHVTQQVSHQVVLLGQDQSLHTMQVPVTIALSPIDPPSPAENQQQTHLQLQMPVQFVQAAQQPQQPQIQQLTLHSSSVVTQHQPQLQPLQSFSSQQQSQGQTQILQMTFQPVSQSQTHIQQIPILATSQQLQTLHTAALSPPLLSPSHPQDPGSTNGDSFILDNPVLSSSSPPASSLVQTEAMGEDGVVWEQTGHGEALSDSTERHVQQTLM comes from the exons ATGGAACCGGCTGGCGACCGAACCGAGGGTGTAAATAAAGGCGAAGAGTCGGCGGAGGACAAGGCCGCAGAAGAGACCCCGGCCACCAGTACGGCCGGTACCCCACGGAGGGGGCTCAGAGAGCGGGGAGTGTGCCGCCCGAGGTCTGGCGTCTCTGCTTCATTGACAGACGTTAACGGGGCAGCGTCGAGCCCGCAGAGCTCAGGACGAGTTTTAAGGGACAGGTCCACGAGGGCAGTACCGGCCTGGCTGAAGGACACCAAGAGCGACGACGACGAAGACGAACCGAGCCCGGACACCGGTGCGACTAAACGGAGGAAAGTTTCCAACTCGAGGCGGAAGAAAAATTCTGAATCTGCGGGTTCGGCTGAGACTGGAGGGGGGGTCGCAGGTGACAGCCTTCAAGGCACAGA CTCAGAGGACCCCAAGAAACCTGCCACAGATGCTCAAG CTCTACCCTCCAGACGCCCCCCAGCCCAGACTCGTGCCAAGCCCCCGTCTGGCAGGGCTGTCCGCGGCTCTGCCAAGCCTGTGTGTAAGACTGAACCTGGAATGGAGAATCCAGCTGGTGAGCAACCTGTTGACA CAGTGGAAGGAGaggtaaaaaataaagacaaatatgAAAT taaaaagaaagaggaggaaagcGAGGAGGTTGCTGAATCAGTCCTGGATGATGAAGACCCTCCATTTCGGGATGACACAAATGACCTCAGCTACCAGCCGCAGAGTCGGAG TggagcagaggaagaagagggtcTCAGCAGTGACGAAGATCTTCCTTTTACAGATGACCTTAACGACCAGAGCTATGACCCAAAGGCTGaacg GGATGTCCCTAAACCAAAGCGCAGAGCCCCGCCcagacagaaggagaagaaagagaaagagaaggcaCCTAAAAAAGAGAAGGAGGTTGCTGAGATAAAGATAGAAGGTTCAGACAACTTGGAGGGTGTGGAAGAGGAAGTAAAGCTTGAGGAAGAAATCGTGGAGGACCCAGATGGACCTAGAAA GAGAGGCCGGCGGAAAAAAGACGACAAAACCCCACGGCTGCCAAAGAGAAG GAAGAAGCCCCCAGTGCAGTATGTCCGATGTGAAATGGAGGGGTGTGGGACAGTCCTGGCTCATCCTCGCTACCTACAG CATCATATAAAGTACCAGCACTTGCTCAAGAAGAAATACGTCTGTCCTCACCCTTCTTGTGGAAGGCTTTTCCGACTACAGAAGCAGCTGCTGCGTCACGCAAAGCACCACACAG ACCAGAGGGACTACATTTGTGAGTTCTGTGCTCGTGCCTTCAAGAGCTCCCACAATCTGGCTGTGCACCGCAtgattcacacaggagagaagcccCTGCA GTGTGAAATCTGTGGCTTCACGTGTCGTCAGAAGGCGTCTCTCAACTGGCACATGAAGAAACACGACGCTGACGCTACTTACCAGTTCGCCTGCTCCATTTGTGGCAAGAAGTTTGAGAAAAAGGACTGTGTGGTGGCCCATAAGGCTAAGAGTCACCCCGAGGTGCTAATCGCTGAGGCTCTGGCAGCCAACGCTGGCGCCCTCATCACAACCCCTGCCTCCCTGCTAGAGCTGCCAGGAAACCCCATGCAAGCAGAGGTCGCTGGCCTGGATGTGAGCCAAATAGGGCAGGATGGGCAGGTGGACCAGCTGAGCCATGAAGGGCAAGTTGGGCAGCAAGTGGCTCAGGTGTCCCAGATGGGTCATGTGACCCAACAAGTGAGTCACCAGGTGGTTTTACTGGGACAAGACCAGAGTCTCCACACCATGCAGGTGCCAGTGACGATCGCCCTGTCCCCCATCGACCCCCCTTCACCAGCTGAAAACCAGCAGCAGACTCACCTCCAGCTCCAGATGCCCGTCCAGTTTGTGCAGGCTGCTCAGCAGCCACAGCAGCCCCAAATCCAACAACTGACCCTTCACTCCAGCTCAGTGGTGACCCAGCATCAGCCCCAGCTGCAGCCTCTTCAGTCGTTCTcctcccagcagcagagccaggGGCAGACACAGATCCTTCAAATGACCTTCCAGCCAGTCAGCCAGTCTCAGACCCATATTCAGCAGATCCCCATTTTAGCCACctctcagcagcttcagacccTGCACACAGCTGCCCTGagccctcctctcctgtccccatCCCATCCCCAGGACCCAGGCTCCACTAATGGGGACAGCTTTATTCTGGACAATCCGGTGCTCTCGTCTTCCTCACCGCCAGCCAGCTCCCTTGTGCAGACAGAAGCTATGGGGGAGGATGGTGTTGTCTGGGAGCAGACAGGACACGGGGAAGCTCTGTCGGACAGCACTGAGAGACACGTGCAGCAGACTCTCATGTAA
- the LOC117255539 gene encoding uncharacterized protein LOC117255539, translating to MNSLVGYGVSSESDSDGDVDDVNSGGAGCVKEAGDEASAGKKTRNFLLESGSASSESDSESEPGEKDPEHPSPTTHPQKPASSAACQSSLPAPSLGSHPSNKLPPPSLHTCSDSSVFANPFKAQADQKLSALQKHVPLTMQAKPSQIGGKRMCVSYRKDGRCRFGIKCKFAHDSDLQTDTHPPVGEETPMSDEAESHAGGSCGGGSQHHQQETREEESGGQLLKKRKVGLSNTLIPPKRAMKQFAMQREREQINMS from the exons ATGAACTCCCTGGTTGGTTACGGAGTGTCCTCGGAGTCTGACAGCGATGGTGATGTAGACGATGTAAACAGCGGTGGAGCTGG CTGTGTAAAGGAGGCGGGTGATGAGGCGTCAGCTGGCAAAAAGACCCGCAACTTCTTGCTGGAGTCTGGTTCAGCTTCCAGTGAATCAGACAGTGAGTCAGAACCAGGGGAAAAGGACCCAGAGCACCCTTCACCAACAACACATCCCCAGAAACCAGCATCCTCTGCTGCCTGCCAGTCCTCCCTACCTGCTCCTTCCCTGGGTTCCCACCCCTCCAATAAACTACCTCCTCCTTCTCTACATACCTGCTCTGACAGCAGTGTGTTTGCCAACCCTTTCAAAGCTCAGGCAGACCAGAAGCTCAGCGCCTTGCAGAAACACGTCCCCCTCACAATGCAGGCCAAACCCTCTCAGATAGGAGGTAAAAGGATGTGTGTGTCATACAGGAAAGATGGAAGGTGCAGGTTTGGGATCAAATGCAAGTTCGCTCATGACAGTGACCTCCAGACTGACACTCATCCACCTGTGGGTGAAGAAACACCAATGTCAGATGAAGCCGAGTCCCATGCAGGCGGCTCATGTGGTGGAGGATCTCAGCACCACCAGCAGGAGACAAGAGAGGAAGAGTCAGGAGGGCAGCTATTGAAGAAGAGGAAGGTTGGACTGAGTAACACCTTGATTCCTCCTAAACGAGCTATGAAGCAGTTTGCCatgcagagggagagggagcagATCAACATGTCCTGA
- the zfp91 gene encoding uncharacterized protein zfp91 isoform X1 → MEPAGDRTEGVNKGEESAEDKAAEETPATSTAGTPRRGLRERGVCRPRSGVSASLTDVNGAASSPQSSGRVLRDRSTRAVPAWLKDTKSDDDEDEPSPDTGATKRRKVSNSRRKKNSESAGSAETGGGVAGDSLQGTDSEDPKKPATDAQGCLMAHFCSLTPALPSRRPPAQTRAKPPSGRAVRGSAKPVCKTEPGMENPAGEQPVDTVEGEVKNKDKYEIKKKEEESEEVAESVLDDEDPPFRDDTNDLSYQPQSRSGAEEEEGLSSDEDLPFTDDLNDQSYDPKAERDVPKPKRRAPPRQKEKKEKEKAPKKEKEVAEIKIEGSDNLEGVEEEVKLEEEIVEDPDGPRKRGRRKKDDKTPRLPKRRKKPPVQYVRCEMEGCGTVLAHPRYLQHHIKYQHLLKKKYVCPHPSCGRLFRLQKQLLRHAKHHTDQRDYICEFCARAFKSSHNLAVHRMIHTGEKPLQCEICGFTCRQKASLNWHMKKHDADATYQFACSICGKKFEKKDCVVAHKAKSHPEVLIAEALAANAGALITTPASLLELPGNPMQAEVAGLDVSQIGQDGQVDQLSHEGQVGQQVAQVSQMGHVTQQVSHQVVLLGQDQSLHTMQVPVTIALSPIDPPSPAENQQQTHLQLQMPVQFVQAAQQPQQPQIQQLTLHSSSVVTQHQPQLQPLQSFSSQQQSQGQTQILQMTFQPVSQSQTHIQQIPILATSQQLQTLHTAALSPPLLSPSHPQDPGSTNGDSFILDNPVLSSSSPPASSLVQTEAMGEDGVVWEQTGHGEALSDSTERHVQQTLM, encoded by the exons ATGGAACCGGCTGGCGACCGAACCGAGGGTGTAAATAAAGGCGAAGAGTCGGCGGAGGACAAGGCCGCAGAAGAGACCCCGGCCACCAGTACGGCCGGTACCCCACGGAGGGGGCTCAGAGAGCGGGGAGTGTGCCGCCCGAGGTCTGGCGTCTCTGCTTCATTGACAGACGTTAACGGGGCAGCGTCGAGCCCGCAGAGCTCAGGACGAGTTTTAAGGGACAGGTCCACGAGGGCAGTACCGGCCTGGCTGAAGGACACCAAGAGCGACGACGACGAAGACGAACCGAGCCCGGACACCGGTGCGACTAAACGGAGGAAAGTTTCCAACTCGAGGCGGAAGAAAAATTCTGAATCTGCGGGTTCGGCTGAGACTGGAGGGGGGGTCGCAGGTGACAGCCTTCAAGGCACAGA CTCAGAGGACCCCAAGAAACCTGCCACAGATGCTCAAG GATGTTTGATGGCACACTTTTGCTCCCTCACTCCAGCTCTACCCTCCAGACGCCCCCCAGCCCAGACTCGTGCCAAGCCCCCGTCTGGCAGGGCTGTCCGCGGCTCTGCCAAGCCTGTGTGTAAGACTGAACCTGGAATGGAGAATCCAGCTGGTGAGCAACCTGTTGACA CAGTGGAAGGAGaggtaaaaaataaagacaaatatgAAAT taaaaagaaagaggaggaaagcGAGGAGGTTGCTGAATCAGTCCTGGATGATGAAGACCCTCCATTTCGGGATGACACAAATGACCTCAGCTACCAGCCGCAGAGTCGGAG TggagcagaggaagaagagggtcTCAGCAGTGACGAAGATCTTCCTTTTACAGATGACCTTAACGACCAGAGCTATGACCCAAAGGCTGaacg GGATGTCCCTAAACCAAAGCGCAGAGCCCCGCCcagacagaaggagaagaaagagaaagagaaggcaCCTAAAAAAGAGAAGGAGGTTGCTGAGATAAAGATAGAAGGTTCAGACAACTTGGAGGGTGTGGAAGAGGAAGTAAAGCTTGAGGAAGAAATCGTGGAGGACCCAGATGGACCTAGAAA GAGAGGCCGGCGGAAAAAAGACGACAAAACCCCACGGCTGCCAAAGAGAAG GAAGAAGCCCCCAGTGCAGTATGTCCGATGTGAAATGGAGGGGTGTGGGACAGTCCTGGCTCATCCTCGCTACCTACAG CATCATATAAAGTACCAGCACTTGCTCAAGAAGAAATACGTCTGTCCTCACCCTTCTTGTGGAAGGCTTTTCCGACTACAGAAGCAGCTGCTGCGTCACGCAAAGCACCACACAG ACCAGAGGGACTACATTTGTGAGTTCTGTGCTCGTGCCTTCAAGAGCTCCCACAATCTGGCTGTGCACCGCAtgattcacacaggagagaagcccCTGCA GTGTGAAATCTGTGGCTTCACGTGTCGTCAGAAGGCGTCTCTCAACTGGCACATGAAGAAACACGACGCTGACGCTACTTACCAGTTCGCCTGCTCCATTTGTGGCAAGAAGTTTGAGAAAAAGGACTGTGTGGTGGCCCATAAGGCTAAGAGTCACCCCGAGGTGCTAATCGCTGAGGCTCTGGCAGCCAACGCTGGCGCCCTCATCACAACCCCTGCCTCCCTGCTAGAGCTGCCAGGAAACCCCATGCAAGCAGAGGTCGCTGGCCTGGATGTGAGCCAAATAGGGCAGGATGGGCAGGTGGACCAGCTGAGCCATGAAGGGCAAGTTGGGCAGCAAGTGGCTCAGGTGTCCCAGATGGGTCATGTGACCCAACAAGTGAGTCACCAGGTGGTTTTACTGGGACAAGACCAGAGTCTCCACACCATGCAGGTGCCAGTGACGATCGCCCTGTCCCCCATCGACCCCCCTTCACCAGCTGAAAACCAGCAGCAGACTCACCTCCAGCTCCAGATGCCCGTCCAGTTTGTGCAGGCTGCTCAGCAGCCACAGCAGCCCCAAATCCAACAACTGACCCTTCACTCCAGCTCAGTGGTGACCCAGCATCAGCCCCAGCTGCAGCCTCTTCAGTCGTTCTcctcccagcagcagagccaggGGCAGACACAGATCCTTCAAATGACCTTCCAGCCAGTCAGCCAGTCTCAGACCCATATTCAGCAGATCCCCATTTTAGCCACctctcagcagcttcagacccTGCACACAGCTGCCCTGagccctcctctcctgtccccatCCCATCCCCAGGACCCAGGCTCCACTAATGGGGACAGCTTTATTCTGGACAATCCGGTGCTCTCGTCTTCCTCACCGCCAGCCAGCTCCCTTGTGCAGACAGAAGCTATGGGGGAGGATGGTGTTGTCTGGGAGCAGACAGGACACGGGGAAGCTCTGTCGGACAGCACTGAGAGACACGTGCAGCAGACTCTCATGTAA